AACGTCTGAGGGAAATTGAGCACGAAATCCGTCTCTTTGAGAGACATGGCATTGCCGACAAACTTCAGGAGGAGACGGCGCTGGCCCGGGATGAGGAGCGGCTGGGGCGGCTGGAGGGAATCTGCCGGAAACTGGTGGAGGAATGGCGGGAGATGCAGAGCCGCTGGAAGGATCGTCTGCAGCATACGCTGGAAGGTCTAGCCCAGGCAGAAAGCCAACAAAAGCGCCTGCTTCAGGAAGATGCCACCCGTATCGTCCAGGATTTACAGGCTGGCTTCGCAGAACTGTTCCATCGCGGCGATCAGGAATTGCAGAAGGCAGAATCAGGGATCGCCACCATCCGTCAGCGCTGGGATGAGGGAAGACAGGCACTGGGTGAAGAACTACGACGCATCCGCCAGGAACTCGGTGCCCGGGCGCTGGACCCGGATCGGCTGATCCACCTCACGCGCGAGCAGGCCAGACTGGCTCAGGAACTTCAGGTGCTCCAGCAGGTAGAAATGGAGACACAGAGCCTGGAAACGGAGCGTCGTCAACTTCTGCAACAATTGCGCGAAGCCCGCCGCGAGGCGTTTAAGTTGCGCACGGATCAGGGGGATGCTATCACCCAGCACATCGGGACGCGGGTGAGGGTAGAGGTCATCCATCGGGGTCAGCGAAAAGAGTATGCCGACCGCCTCGTCGAGTTTTTCAGCGGCTCCAAGATACCGAGACGGGATCTGGAGGCTGTCGCCAACGATGAGAATCTTGCAGACGGTCTGGCACTGGTAGAGGTAGCGCGCAAGGGAAAAGAAGAGCTGACCCGGAAGACAGCCCTGAGCGATGCACAGGCCCAGCGACTCCTGGATTTCCTCAACGAGAAAGAGGGACGATGGTATGAACTGGAACTGCTGGCACCCGAAGATGAGGTCCGCGTATCCCTTAAGATCAACGGGCGCTGGATCAAGTTAGAAGATCTCTCGCCCGGTCAGCGCGCGACCGCCATGCTTCTTATCCTGCTGACCCGGACGCGGCGTCCGCTGCTGATTGATCAACCCGAAGATGACCTGGACAATCGTTTTGTCTATGAGGACATTGTGAAATTGCTGCGCGCTCATAAAGGCGAATTTCAGCTCATTGTTGCCACCCACAACGCTAACATCCCGGTGCTGGCGCATGCGGAACTCATCGTGGCGCTGGAGGCGGAAAGCGACCGCGCCCATATCGCAGTCCAGGGCGGGATGGACCATCGCCGTATACAGGAAGAAGTGCGCCGTGTGATGGAAGGTGGAGAGGAGGCGTTCCGTCGCCGGGCCGAAAAGTACGGTCTGGAGGTTTTGCCATGACCTTGCTGGAGTTGATGGAGCGGATTCGTCGAGGCGAAGACCTGCATACTGAGTTCAAAGCAACGGATGCCCATACGGATGACATAGCGGCTGCGATGGTCGCTTTTGCCAATACCGACGGCGGGCAACTCATCTTCGGCGTCTCCGATGAGGGACAAATCGTGGGGGTGAAAGATCCTGACCGCCTGATGCAGCGCATGGATCAAATTGCCTATCAAAACTGCGAGCCCCCTCTAACCGTGTTGCTGGAAACAGTTTCGACACCAGAGGGTACGGTGGTCGTCGTTCACATCCCCAAAGGGGACCTGCGTCCGTATCGCACCGGCAGAGGGGATTACTTCATCCGGACGACAACGGGACGACGCAGAGCCTCCCGGCAGGAACTCCTGCGTCTCTTTCAAGCCGTGGAGAGCCTTTTCTACGAGGAGACCCTGATCCTCCGGGCCGGGCTGGAAGATATAGACATCGCTGCGTTTGAGCAATTTTGTGCCCGAGCTCTGGGGGGAATCGGAGCTGAACCGGATGCCCTGCTGGTCAACTGGCATCTGGTCAGGGAACGAGAAGGCCGAAAGCATCCAACGGTGGCCGCTCTTCTTCTCTTTGGCCGGGAACCCCAAAACTACCTTCCCTACGCCTATATCACAGCGGCGCGCATCCCGGGCCAGGAGCTTTCCGGCGAGCCATCCGATAGAAAGCGCATCGAAGGAACCCTTTTCCAGATGCTGGAGGATACCGCCCGTTTTCTGAACCTCCACCTCCGCACGGTCCACCGGATTCAGAGCTTTGAGCCCGAAGCCCATCCGGAACTGCCGGAGAAGGCCCTTCGAGAAGTGGTAGTCAATGCCCTGGTTCACCGCGACTATACCATTCATGCTCCCATCCGCATCTTCATTCTGGACGATCGGGTGGAGGTGCGAAGCCCTGGCCTGCTTCCGAATACCGTCACCGTGGAAATGATCCGGGACGGGCTGGCCCATGTGCTCAGGAACCCTCTCCTGTACTCTTTCTTTGTCCGGGCGGGATTTGTCACAGATACTGGAAATGGTTTTCGACGCGCGATGTTGCTGGTAAAAGAGGCCACCGGTCGGGAACTGGAGATTCGGGAGGAGGGCAATGAAGTCGTGGTGGTAATTCCGCGAATCGAGACGCTAAAGACACGTTGAATTGGCTCAAAGGATTTCCCTTTTCTCAGAGATTGGAGGATTTGTTCTTTTGAGGCTCCTGTGGGGCGGAGTTTGGGATTGAAGACAAGAAAGGCCGCTCTTGCCACGATACGGCTGGCTTTCGCCCCGATTATGGCCGTTTTCGACAATCCTGCTACTGCATCGCCGGGCAGGTGTAAGTCCGGATTTTCTGAATCATCGCTCTGCTCTGTCCCTGCAGGATGCTTCCATGATAACTTCCAAGGTCCGCACTACTCTTAAGGCCGGGGCCGTTGTTATTGCGGTGCTGCCTCGGGCTTTTACATCTTGCCCCGTGAGGGGGTTTTCGGACATCCTTTCAAAACCGAGATGACTTTCTGTCACAAGGAGCGTGCCCGATGGGAAAACGAACGATCTTTCTGCTGGTAGCTCTCGCCCTCCCCGGCAGTCTGTTTTCTCAATCATCGGCCACGAAGCGGCTGACCATGCGGGATATGCTTTCGTTCAAGACGATCAGTACGCCGGTTCTCTCTCCCGACAGTCGCCGGGTGGCCTTCACCCTGTCGGAGGCTGATTTCAAAGAGAGCCTCTATCGAACCGACATCTGGGTCGTGGATGTCGAGGCGCGAAAACCTCACCCCTTCACCCGAAGCAAAGAGAACGAGTCCATGCCACGATGGTCGCCCGACGGGAACTGGCTCGCGTTTCTCTCCAACCGTCCGCCCGTCACGGCACCGGCCGAGAAGAAGGAGGAAGGACCGAAGAATCAAATCTGGCTCATTCCGACGGCTGGAGGAGAAGCCTTCCAACTGACCGAGGCCGAGGAAGGGGTGATCTCCTTCGAGTGGTTGCCCGACGGACAAACGATTCTTTATCTCACCCGCGAAGCCCTGCCCAAACCCGAAAAAGAGCGCAAACAACGAGACCGACAGCAGAAGTTCGATCCCATCGTCGAGGACAGGGAGAAGTATCGTCGGGAGTTCTGGACCATTGATATTGCCACGAAGAAAGCCAGGCGCGTCTTCCTCGGCGACTATGGCATCGGCGCGTTTGACGTTTCTCCCGATGGCAAGCGCGTCGTCTACATGACCAACTACACCGGGAAAGAGGACGATGGCGACAAGTTCGACCTCTGGGTCCTCTCACTGGACGATGGGACAGCTCGCCAGATCACGCGACGAACCGGAGGGGAGCGGTCTCCCCGGTGGTCGCCGGACGGCACGGCTATCGCGTTTCTCGCTCCGCAGATTCCGGACATCTCGTATTCTCAAACCGATCTCTTTGTGGTCTCGCCCGACGGCGGCGAGCCGCAGCTCGTAACGAAGGAGTTCGACCGGAGCGTGGAATCCTTCCGCTGGTTTCCCGACAGTCGAGCGCTCTGCGCTGTAGCCGCCTGGGGCGTATACTCACCGCTTGTGCGGCTGCCCCGCGCGGGAGGCGCGCCGGAACCAATCACTCGAACGGAGATCGTGGTTTCGGCCTTCGATCTGTCGAAGGATGGGAATCGTCTCGTTCTTCTGGCCGAGGATGCGCAGTCGCTGCCCGATCTCTGGCTCCTCGGGCAGGGAGAAAACGGATTCGTCCGCCTCACTGACATGAATCCGCAGGTGAAAGAATTCGAGATCGCTCGACAGGAGGTGATCCGCTGGAAGAGTCGTGATGGGCGAGAGATCGAAGGCGTGCTCACTCTGCCGGTGGGATACCGGCCGGGCACGCGGTATCCGTTACTCGTGGCCGTGCACGGCGGACCGCACGGGCGCACGCTGCATACCTTCCGCCAGTATTACAACTTCCAGGTGTGGGCGGCCAACGGATATGCCGTCTTCTCGCCCAATTTTCGCGGCAGTAGCGGCTATGATGCAACGTTCGACATCGCCAATCGCGGCGATCTCGGCGGCCGGGATTTCGAGGACATCATGACGGGCGTTGACTTCCTCATCGCCCGTGGCCTAGCCGACGGAGACCGCCTTGGAATTTTCGGCGGGAGCTATGGCGGATATATGACCAACTGGGCCATCACTCAAACCGACCGCTTCAAAGCGGCCATCTCCATGTACGGCATTTTCAACCTCATCACCGACTTCAGCAATTCTTACCTCCCCAGTTGGGAGCCCAACTATCTGGGCGGCTACTACTGGGACATGCTCGATGTCTATATCCGCCGCTCTCCGTTCGCCTACGTGAAAAACATCAAAACGCCCGTGCTCATCCTTCACGGCGAGGCCGACCCCAACACCTTCATCTCCAATTCCAAGGAGATGTACACCGCGCTGAAGACGCTCGGCAAAACGGTGGAGTTCGTGCGCTATCCCCGCGAAGGGCACGGCTTCCGCGAGCCCAACCATCGGATTGACGAGATGGAGCGGGCGCTCGAGTGGTTCAATCGCTATCTGAAGGGAGAAACGCCCGAAACGCGAAAAGAATTTCGGATCGGGGAGAAGGTTCCTGCCGGAGCCTGGGAATTTGAAGTCGTGTCGGTCAATTCCGAGGCCACCTATCCGGGACTGACCGCGGACAGGCGGTTCATCGAGGTCTCTCTCCTGTTCAAGAGCACAGGGCGCGAAAGCCCGTCGCTCGAACTTCGACTGGACGCGCAGGATGTCGTCCTTCTCGATGATCGTGGCAACGCCGTCGCTCCCCTGGGTGTCCCCGTGGAAACGCGCGGCGTTCGAGGACTCGTTCGCGGTGCGACGCGCTTTACGGCCGCCGTCGTCGCGGGAGAGCCGACCACCTACGTTCCGCTCGTTCTCACGTTCGATCTCCCTCGAGATCGGCAGGCCGTTGCGCTGCGGGTGAAAAACTTCCCTCTCGTCCGGCTTCTCGCGCAGTGATCGCGCCTGTCGGCGAGAGAGGGACAGTGGCGTAAACCTGTCCGGTCTCTAACCGAACGCCGGGGACAATGTCCTGCACTGCCTGATGAGACGCTGCTGGAAAAGTGAGAGAGCCACCCGTTCAGCGTCGGTCAAAGTCCTGCGCTACCGGGTGAGGACGACTTCGTTGGAATCGTAGGTCATTCCGTCGTCACTCGTTCCCCGGACAAGCACGCGGTAGCGCGACAGACCTGAATTGGGAGATTTCAAGGTCAGGACGACGCGGTGGGTGTAAAAGAGGAATCCGCCGGCAATGATGGATGTTGTGAGATCGTTTCCCCCCTGATCGGCGATCACCTGAAGCTGCACGCCTCCTTTATACGACTTGTGCTTCCTCACCAGCAGGTAGAAGCTCGCTTTCCCGTTGACGAACCTCACCGGACTGGGGAAAGCGGAGATGGAGACTTTGGGCGGGGCCGTGACGGTGATCTTCTGCGTGGCGGAGGTTGTGGCTCCCCGTCCATCGTCGGCAGTGACCGTGACGGTCACGGTCACCGGAGGAGCGTCCGGCGTCGGGTTCACGTTCGTGGTATCGAGGTAGACCGACGTACCGGAGCCGAGGATACTTCCCGCGGTCGTCCTCCAGGTGTAGGCGATGTCATCCCCGTCCGGGTCGCTGCCGGTCGCTGTAAGCGTGACGAGCCCACCGTCTCGAATTGTCGCGGGAGAAGCCTCCGCCGTGACCTGAGGCGGTTGATTGGGCGGGCGAACGGTGATGCTGCGACTGGCAGAAGCTGAATTCCCCTGGCCATCATCAACCGTTACGGTGACGACGACGGTGACGGGAGCGGCTCCGGGCGTGGGATTGACTCCCGTTGTATCCAGAGTGGCCGAAGCGATCTGCGATGTGAGCGTGCCAGCCGTGGTCGCCCAACTGAAGTTGAGGGGATCGTTGTCGGGATCACTGGCCGTGGCCGTCAGCGTGACCGGTGTACCGTTGTCCACCTGCAACGCGCTGGCCGTGAGCGTGACCGTCGGCGGGCAGTTTCGCTCGCAAGGCGGACCCGCCGTGGCCATGATCTGGCGAACCGTCGCTGCCGCATCAACGATGCCGCCCGTGCTGACCATGTCCTTCAAGCCGGGTGTGACGGTGACGTTGTCCCGAATGGCCTGTTCGAGCTGATCGGTGGAAAGAGAAGGTTTGACCGAGAGGGCCAGAGCTGCCAGCCCGGCAACATGCGGCGTCGCCATGGAAGTGCCGCTGAAACTGGCATATCCGCCTCCGGGCACCGTGCTCAGGATGCTGCGCCCCGGCGCCGCCACATCCACCCAACTGCCGAAGTTGGAGAAGGAGGCCAGGTTCCCTCCCTGCTCGATGGCAGCGACCGAAAGCGCCAGATCCGACGCGCCGGGATAGGTCTTGGCGCTCGTGCCGTTGTTGCCCGCAGCGGCGACAAACAGGATCTCCTGCGCCCGCAGTCTCTGAATGGCATCATCAAGGGCGCGGGAAGGAGTATCCGCTCCCCAACTGGCATTGACCACGCGAATGTTCACACCCCGCTGCCTCATCAGGAGGATGTATTCAATGGCCCGAATCGCATCCGAGAGGTATCCCGATCCATCCTTATCGAGGAACTTCAGTGCCATGAGCTTCACCTGCCAGTTGACCCCCACGACGCCCATCTCGTTATTTCCCACGGCTCCGATAATGCCGGCCACATGGGTTCCGTGCTTGTTGTCGTCCAGAGGCGGAGCCGACGGGTTCAGCGGATTCCATCCGTAGACATCGTCCACGTAGCCGTTGCCGTCATCGTCTTTGCCGTTGTCGGGAATCTCCTGCTCGTTCACCCAGATATTCTTCCGAAGATCGGGATGGGTGTAGTCAATGCCCGTGTCAATCACGGCCACGACGACGGCATCGCTGCCTCCGGTGAAACTCCAGGCATCGGGTGCATTGATCGTCTCCAATCCCCACAGGTTGGTGAAATAGGGATCGCTCGGCACTGTTCTCTCCACCGTATAGAGGAGATCGGGTTCGGCATACTCGACGCTGTCGTCGTATTGAAGCAGGGTCAATCGCTGAATCACATCGCTCCCTTCGGGAATCGCCATGGCGTGAGGCAGCAGGTCGCCCCGATGCTTGACGATCACGCGGCCGGGATGGTAGCGGGAATGAATGAACCGCTCAACATCGAATCGCCATCGCGGCGTTTGCGCCAGAAATGGCGGATGCAGTCCCAGCCAGACGATCACGATGAGAAGTCCTCTCGAAATGTGTTGTCTCATTGTCTCCCTCGCTCTCACATCTTGATTCCAGGGGCTGAGACGTAACAGAAGCATCTTTCTGTTGGCCAGAATTTTTCTCCCGGGGATGGAGGCCCGGTAAACGGCCTGCGGGCGCAGGCCAGCAAGAGGCTGGCCGGGACTGAAGCGAACCCGGCGCTCGAGCGGACAGAAAAATCCAGCCCGTCACCGGCGCGGGCGCCGGCTAGTACAGTGTTGGGCGATCCCCCGGAGGGATTCGGACCCCCGCATTTCAATGTGACAATGCGCGAGGACACCCCCGATGTCCGCTGACGCTCCGTCTAGCGGGAGGGTTTGGCCTCGGCGGGAAGAGACGAGATCTGGATGTTGTGCGTCGTGAGCGTCGTCGCCATCACCCGCTGAAGTTCGGCAATGGCTTTGTTGTAGTTGACGAGGGCTTGCAACTCCGCTCCCCGCGCCAGGGAGAGCTGGTTCTGGTATTGCAGGACGAGATAATTGGTCGTGATGCCCGCTTCAAATCGCAGTTGCTCGCCCTCCAGTTGCTTCTCTCGCGCCAGGCGAGCAGCCCGCGCCGCCTCGATGCTCTGGCGGGCCGCGAGGACATTTTGCACGGCGTTGCGCACCTCAATGGCGATTTGCTGAACCAATTGTTGCTCCTGGAAATCGAGAATGCGCGCACGGGCCCTGGCCTGACCGAGATTGGCCTCTGCCGTCTGGTTGCGCAAGGGAAAACTGAAGCTCACGCCGACGGCCACATTGCGATAGCGCTGGCGAAAGGCATTCCCCAGGGCCGTCGCCGGACCTCCGAGAAACTCCGCCGGCACCGCCCCTCCCCCAAACGGAAAGCGAGGATCAGGAGGAACTTCAAGACCGGCAATTCCAAACGAGGCATAACGGGCCACCAGATTCACCTGAGGCCGCGTCTGGTTGGCAAAGTACTTGATGTTCACCTCGTTCTGCTCTTTTTGTAGCCGAATCTGCTCCAGTTCAGGGCGATTCTGAAGCGCCAGACGCAACGCGCTCTCCTCGTCAATGGCGGGCGGCAGGAATTCGATGTTTTCCGTCGGCACGATATTGGCCCGCCAGAGATCATCGTTGAGATTTGAAAGGATGAGGCCCTTGAGCGCATTCTCGGCAGTGGTCACCTGCGCAATCGCCAGAATGAGATCTTGCTGGCGTCGCTCGATCTCAGCCGTTGATTGATGCAGTTCCAGCGGAGCGAGCGTTCCGGCCTCGACCTGCTGGAGATTGTTCTGATGCTGCACCCGGGCCAGCTCGACCGCCTCCTGCATGATCTCCACATTGCGAATGGCGAAGACGAGATCGAAATAAGCCTTTTGCACCTGAGTGATGATTTCG
This region of Blastocatellia bacterium genomic DNA includes:
- a CDS encoding S9 family peptidase; protein product: MGKRTIFLLVALALPGSLFSQSSATKRLTMRDMLSFKTISTPVLSPDSRRVAFTLSEADFKESLYRTDIWVVDVEARKPHPFTRSKENESMPRWSPDGNWLAFLSNRPPVTAPAEKKEEGPKNQIWLIPTAGGEAFQLTEAEEGVISFEWLPDGQTILYLTREALPKPEKERKQRDRQQKFDPIVEDREKYRREFWTIDIATKKARRVFLGDYGIGAFDVSPDGKRVVYMTNYTGKEDDGDKFDLWVLSLDDGTARQITRRTGGERSPRWSPDGTAIAFLAPQIPDISYSQTDLFVVSPDGGEPQLVTKEFDRSVESFRWFPDSRALCAVAAWGVYSPLVRLPRAGGAPEPITRTEIVVSAFDLSKDGNRLVLLAEDAQSLPDLWLLGQGENGFVRLTDMNPQVKEFEIARQEVIRWKSRDGREIEGVLTLPVGYRPGTRYPLLVAVHGGPHGRTLHTFRQYYNFQVWAANGYAVFSPNFRGSSGYDATFDIANRGDLGGRDFEDIMTGVDFLIARGLADGDRLGIFGGSYGGYMTNWAITQTDRFKAAISMYGIFNLITDFSNSYLPSWEPNYLGGYYWDMLDVYIRRSPFAYVKNIKTPVLILHGEADPNTFISNSKEMYTALKTLGKTVEFVRYPREGHGFREPNHRIDEMERALEWFNRYLKGETPETRKEFRIGEKVPAGAWEFEVVSVNSEATYPGLTADRRFIEVSLLFKSTGRESPSLELRLDAQDVVLLDDRGNAVAPLGVPVETRGVRGLVRGATRFTAAVVAGEPTTYVPLVLTFDLPRDRQAVALRVKNFPLVRLLAQ
- a CDS encoding RNA-binding domain-containing protein, with the translated sequence MTLLELMERIRRGEDLHTEFKATDAHTDDIAAAMVAFANTDGGQLIFGVSDEGQIVGVKDPDRLMQRMDQIAYQNCEPPLTVLLETVSTPEGTVVVVHIPKGDLRPYRTGRGDYFIRTTTGRRRASRQELLRLFQAVESLFYEETLILRAGLEDIDIAAFEQFCARALGGIGAEPDALLVNWHLVREREGRKHPTVAALLLFGREPQNYLPYAYITAARIPGQELSGEPSDRKRIEGTLFQMLEDTARFLNLHLRTVHRIQSFEPEAHPELPEKALREVVVNALVHRDYTIHAPIRIFILDDRVEVRSPGLLPNTVTVEMIRDGLAHVLRNPLLYSFFVRAGFVTDTGNGFRRAMLLVKEATGRELEIREEGNEVVVVIPRIETLKTR
- a CDS encoding TolC family protein: MSQRMLFRWIAFFLAIPCVRGVLPLALAQEAKTSVSSTRQSESAQAKEKISFGQVKPLMVKRVGVDEKNLWYLSLHDAILKALENNNEIQVQRHTVRINELAIKALKGTYDPVLFVGNPAPATAAGGPISSLVASSGPGLGFESRSLPVASRLQAGRDSNAQINRTFSYNVGLGQTLPTGGNWQLALSNQRVTTNSVFATLNPQYATTLAIEVTQPLLRNFRLHPTEQQIRIAKKALDLSDSQFRQRVIEIITQVQKAYFDLVFAIRNVEIMQEAVELARVQHQNNLQQVEAGTLAPLELHQSTAEIERRQQDLILAIAQVTTAENALKGLILSNLNDDLWRANIVPTENIEFLPPAIDEESALRLALQNRPELEQIRLQKEQNEVNIKYFANQTRPQVNLVARYASFGIAGLEVPPDPRFPFGGGAVPAEFLGGPATALGNAFRQRYRNVAVGVSFSFPLRNQTAEANLGQARARARILDFQEQQLVQQIAIEVRNAVQNVLAARQSIEAARAARLAREKQLEGEQLRFEAGITTNYLVLQYQNQLSLARGAELQALVNYNKAIAELQRVMATTLTTHNIQISSLPAEAKPSR
- a CDS encoding S8 family serine peptidase — its product is MRQHISRGLLIVIVWLGLHPPFLAQTPRWRFDVERFIHSRYHPGRVIVKHRGDLLPHAMAIPEGSDVIQRLTLLQYDDSVEYAEPDLLYTVERTVPSDPYFTNLWGLETINAPDAWSFTGGSDAVVVAVIDTGIDYTHPDLRKNIWVNEQEIPDNGKDDDGNGYVDDVYGWNPLNPSAPPLDDNKHGTHVAGIIGAVGNNEMGVVGVNWQVKLMALKFLDKDGSGYLSDAIRAIEYILLMRQRGVNIRVVNASWGADTPSRALDDAIQRLRAQEILFVAAAGNNGTSAKTYPGASDLALSVAAIEQGGNLASFSNFGSWVDVAAPGRSILSTVPGGGYASFSGTSMATPHVAGLAALALSVKPSLSTDQLEQAIRDNVTVTPGLKDMVSTGGIVDAAATVRQIMATAGPPCERNCPPTVTLTASALQVDNGTPVTLTATASDPDNDPLNFSWATTAGTLTSQIASATLDTTGVNPTPGAAPVTVVVTVTVDDGQGNSASASRSITVRPPNQPPQVTAEASPATIRDGGLVTLTATGSDPDGDDIAYTWRTTAGSILGSGTSVYLDTTNVNPTPDAPPVTVTVTVTADDGRGATTSATQKITVTAPPKVSISAFPSPVRFVNGKASFYLLVRKHKSYKGGVQLQVIADQGGNDLTTSIIAGGFLFYTHRVVLTLKSPNSGLSRYRVLVRGTSDDGMTYDSNEVVLTR